One genomic segment of Nonomuraea coxensis DSM 45129 includes these proteins:
- a CDS encoding sensor histidine kinase: MPIRRRLTLTYGSVFFLAAGILVAINYVVVDQIVNQQVLAEGVMIQQAGETGLRTGPPPGGAFFASSVNDQIGRYRELVMSWLLRWSLLATALVGLAGLATGWLIARRALRPLQTVTETARKLSEETLHRRISLGGPPDEIRELADTFDSMLERLDRAFDGQRRFVANVSHELRTPLAIDRALLQVSLSDDALPRPLRPVRDELLAANGRQERLIEGLLLLAQSEREVTVREPVDLRDLADRPDLPPAPTAGDPVLLERMVANLLDNAAKYNDERGLVEVRTAASAGQVAITVENTGPVVPAAQVALLFEPFTRLERDRVGSAGGAGLGLSIVRAIVRAHGGTVTAVPRADGGLAVTVRLSRAAPGGVSVGGGCGERSW; encoded by the coding sequence GTGCCGATCCGCCGGCGGCTGACCCTCACCTACGGAAGCGTGTTCTTCCTCGCGGCCGGCATCCTGGTGGCGATCAACTACGTCGTGGTCGACCAGATCGTCAACCAGCAGGTCCTCGCCGAGGGGGTGATGATCCAGCAGGCAGGGGAGACCGGCCTCAGGACCGGCCCGCCCCCGGGCGGCGCGTTCTTCGCCTCGTCGGTGAACGACCAGATCGGCCGCTACCGGGAGCTGGTCATGAGCTGGCTGCTGCGCTGGTCCCTGCTGGCGACCGCCCTGGTGGGGCTGGCCGGGCTGGCGACCGGCTGGCTCATCGCCCGCAGGGCGCTGCGGCCGCTGCAGACCGTCACCGAGACGGCCAGGAAGCTGTCGGAGGAGACGCTGCACCGCCGCATCTCGCTGGGCGGCCCGCCCGACGAGATCAGGGAGCTCGCCGACACCTTCGACTCGATGCTGGAACGGCTGGACCGCGCCTTCGACGGCCAGCGCCGGTTCGTCGCCAACGTCTCCCACGAGCTCAGGACGCCCCTGGCGATCGACCGGGCGCTGCTGCAGGTGTCCCTCTCCGACGACGCGCTCCCGAGGCCGCTGCGCCCCGTCCGGGACGAGCTGCTCGCCGCGAACGGCCGGCAGGAGCGCCTGATCGAGGGGCTGCTCCTGCTGGCCCAGAGCGAGCGGGAGGTGACCGTCAGGGAGCCGGTGGACCTGCGCGACCTCGCCGACCGGCCCGACCTGCCGCCGGCTCCCACGGCCGGCGACCCCGTCCTGCTGGAGCGCATGGTCGCCAACCTGCTGGACAACGCGGCCAAGTACAACGACGAGCGCGGCCTCGTCGAGGTCCGCACCGCCGCCTCCGCCGGCCAGGTCGCCATCACCGTCGAGAACACGGGGCCCGTGGTGCCGGCCGCGCAGGTCGCCCTGCTGTTCGAGCCTTTCACCCGGCTCGAACGCGACCGCGTCGGGTCGGCCGGGGGCGCCGGACTGGGGCTGTCGATCGTCCGGGCGATCGTCCGGGCGCACGGCGGCACGGTCACGGCCGTGCCGCGTGCGGACGGCGGCCTGGCGGTGACCGTCCGGCTCTCTCGCGCGGCGCCCGGCGGTGTTAGCGTCGGAGGCGGGTGCGGGGAGCGGTCGTGGTGA
- a CDS encoding DoxX family protein, with translation MAATSNRPDMETGTAGTRRPVDYVWAVTRISIGWVFLWAFLDKTFGWGFATPAERAWTAGGSPTTGFLKGTGENALGGFFSSLAGQGWVDWLFMAGLLGVGLALILGIGTRIAAGAGTAMLLMMWAAELPLTTNPFMDDHIIYSLVLIGLALAGAGRTLGLGNLPIVRRTPWLQ, from the coding sequence ATGGCCGCCACGAGCAACAGGCCCGACATGGAAACCGGCACGGCGGGAACGCGCCGCCCCGTCGACTACGTCTGGGCGGTCACCCGGATCTCGATCGGATGGGTCTTCCTTTGGGCGTTCCTGGACAAGACTTTCGGCTGGGGCTTCGCGACCCCCGCCGAGCGCGCCTGGACGGCGGGCGGAAGCCCCACGACCGGCTTCCTCAAGGGCACCGGTGAGAACGCCCTCGGCGGCTTCTTCTCAAGCCTCGCCGGTCAGGGCTGGGTGGACTGGCTGTTCATGGCCGGCCTGCTCGGCGTGGGCCTCGCCCTGATCCTGGGCATCGGCACCCGGATCGCGGCCGGAGCGGGCACCGCGATGCTGCTCATGATGTGGGCCGCCGAACTGCCGCTGACCACCAACCCGTTCATGGACGACCACATCATCTACTCGCTCGTCCTCATCGGCCTCGCCCTCGCCGGCGCGGGCCGCACCCTGGGCCTCGGCAACCTGCCGATCGTCCGGCGCACCCCCTGGCTCCAGTAG
- a CDS encoding ABC transporter ATP-binding protein, with product MIELIGAEKTYPGGVRALRGVDLRVAAGELVAVVGPSGSGKSTMLHLIGTLDRPSAGTVRIAGHDVAALDDAGLSELRARHIGFVFQSFHLSEHLSALGNVAGGLLYAGVRRGERTRRAAEALRRVGLGHRLDHRPGQLSGGEKQRVAVARAIVGEPALLLADEPTGNLDSASGAEVLAILRRLHDDGTTVAVITHDSEVAAAAPRRIRLRDGRIA from the coding sequence GTGATTGAGCTGATCGGCGCGGAGAAGACGTACCCCGGCGGGGTCCGCGCGCTGCGCGGCGTGGATCTGCGGGTGGCGGCGGGCGAGCTGGTCGCCGTCGTCGGCCCGTCCGGCTCGGGCAAGTCGACCATGCTGCACCTCATCGGCACCCTGGACCGCCCGTCGGCGGGGACCGTACGCATCGCCGGGCACGACGTCGCCGCCCTCGACGACGCCGGCCTGTCCGAGCTGCGCGCCCGCCACATCGGCTTCGTCTTCCAGTCCTTCCACCTGTCGGAGCACCTGAGCGCGCTCGGCAACGTGGCCGGCGGCCTGCTCTACGCGGGCGTACGGCGGGGCGAGCGCACGCGCAGGGCGGCCGAGGCACTGCGGCGCGTGGGGCTCGGCCATCGCCTGGACCACCGGCCAGGCCAGTTGTCAGGCGGCGAGAAGCAGCGGGTCGCCGTGGCCAGGGCGATCGTGGGAGAGCCCGCGCTGCTCCTGGCCGACGAGCCCACGGGCAACCTGGACAGCGCCTCGGGGGCCGAGGTCCTGGCGATCCTGCGCCGGCTGCACGACGACGGCACCACGGTCGCCGTCATCACCCATGACAGCGAGGTCGCCGCCGCCGCCCCCCGGCGGATCCGGCTGCGGGACGGGCGGATCGCATGA
- a CDS encoding HAD family hydrolase: MATLDLTRVRAVIFDTDGVVTDTARVHAAAWKHVFDGFLRGRSAPFDIRDDYLRHVDGRPRLDGVRTFLASRGITLPEGGPGDEPGAPTVHGLGEAKDALFVQQVAHDGVAAFPSTVVLLHELRRRGCRTAVVSASRHCRLVVGSAGLAHLFDVLVDGNEAARLGLAGKPDPALFLEAARRLEVPAAEAAVVEDALPGVAAGRRGGFGLVVGVDRSGSQAAELSRAGADVVVPDLAELDVTGRVPVRR; encoded by the coding sequence ATGGCCACTCTCGATCTGACCAGGGTGCGGGCCGTGATCTTCGACACCGACGGTGTCGTCACCGACACGGCACGGGTGCACGCGGCCGCGTGGAAGCACGTGTTCGACGGCTTCCTGCGCGGCCGCTCCGCCCCGTTCGACATCCGTGACGACTACCTGCGCCATGTGGACGGCCGCCCGCGGCTCGACGGGGTGCGGACGTTCCTGGCCTCGCGCGGCATCACGCTGCCCGAGGGCGGCCCGGGCGACGAGCCGGGCGCGCCGACCGTGCACGGCCTGGGCGAGGCCAAGGACGCGCTGTTCGTCCAGCAGGTCGCGCATGACGGCGTGGCGGCCTTTCCCTCGACCGTCGTCCTGCTGCACGAGCTGCGGCGGCGCGGCTGCCGGACCGCGGTGGTCTCGGCCAGCAGGCACTGCCGCCTCGTCGTCGGCTCGGCGGGCCTCGCCCACCTGTTCGACGTCCTGGTCGACGGGAACGAGGCGGCGAGGCTCGGCCTGGCCGGCAAGCCCGACCCCGCGCTGTTCCTCGAAGCGGCCCGGCGGCTGGAGGTGCCCGCCGCCGAGGCGGCCGTCGTGGAGGACGCGCTGCCCGGCGTCGCGGCCGGCCGCAGGGGCGGGTTCGGGCTGGTCGTGGGGGTGGACAGGAGCGGGTCGCAGGCGGCGGAGCTGAGCCGCGCCGGGGCGGACGTCGTCGTTCCCGACCTGGCCGAGCTGGACGTCACCGGACGAGTCCCCGTGAGGCGCTGA
- a CDS encoding PEP-utilizing enzyme, which translates to MLAGALPAGLLGGVATREELDTVLGGMPHNVTTEMDLALWALAVRAREHRDLFLGTPPEALAAAYAAGELPDIGLAGFLAKYGMRAAAEIDVGVPRWEEDPAPLFATIANYLRVDDPGQAPDARFEAAAARAERMIGTLARRARARRPVRGRLAVFLLRRSRELTGLREIGKFAWLPALQAARRQLLLVGADLVRQSRLEQAGDIMFLTLQEAGAAVRDGIDVRPVAAARRAEHEREARRRTVPGALLSDGTDVEALAPAPPARDGVLTGMSGAAGRATGRARVIRDPMGAHLEPGEILVAPTTDPGWTPLFMTAAGLVTETGSPVAHGPTVAREYGIPAVICVRDATAEIRTGQMITVDGTAGTVRVEPE; encoded by the coding sequence ATGCTCGCCGGGGCGCTCCCCGCCGGGCTGCTCGGCGGCGTCGCCACGCGCGAGGAGCTCGACACCGTGCTCGGCGGCATGCCGCACAACGTGACCACGGAGATGGACCTCGCCCTCTGGGCCCTCGCCGTGCGCGCGCGTGAGCACCGGGACCTGTTCCTGGGCACGCCGCCGGAGGCGCTGGCGGCCGCGTACGCCGCGGGCGAGCTGCCGGACATCGGCCTGGCGGGCTTCCTGGCGAAGTACGGCATGCGCGCGGCGGCCGAGATCGACGTCGGCGTGCCCCGCTGGGAGGAGGACCCGGCGCCGCTGTTCGCCACGATCGCCAACTACCTGCGCGTGGACGACCCCGGTCAGGCGCCGGACGCGCGGTTCGAGGCGGCGGCGGCCAGGGCCGAGCGGATGATCGGGACGCTGGCGCGGCGGGCGCGGGCCCGGCGGCCGGTGCGGGGGCGGCTGGCGGTGTTCCTCCTGCGCCGCTCGCGCGAGCTCACCGGGCTGCGGGAGATCGGCAAGTTCGCCTGGCTGCCGGCGCTCCAGGCGGCCCGGCGCCAACTCCTCCTGGTCGGCGCCGACCTGGTCCGTCAGAGCCGGCTGGAGCAGGCCGGCGACATCATGTTCCTGACCCTCCAGGAGGCCGGCGCGGCCGTGCGCGACGGGATCGACGTCCGGCCGGTGGCCGCGGCCCGGCGCGCCGAGCACGAGCGGGAGGCGAGGCGCCGCACCGTCCCCGGAGCGCTGCTGTCGGACGGGACCGACGTGGAGGCCCTGGCTCCCGCGCCGCCGGCCAGGGACGGCGTGCTGACCGGCATGTCCGGAGCCGCGGGCCGGGCGACCGGCAGGGCGCGGGTGATCCGCGACCCGATGGGCGCGCACCTCGAACCTGGCGAGATCCTGGTCGCGCCGACCACGGATCCGGGCTGGACGCCGCTGTTCATGACCGCGGCCGGGCTGGTGACCGAGACGGGTTCGCCGGTGGCGCACGGCCCGACCGTCGCCCGCGAGTACGGCATCCCCGCGGTCATCTGCGTCCGTGACGCCACCGCCGAGATCAGGACAGGGCAGATGATCACGGTGGACGGGACGGCGGGGACGGTGCGGGTGGAGCCGGAGTGA
- a CDS encoding ABC transporter permease has translation MRLAASDVILVGVEGLRSRPARALLSALGVAIGIATMVAVVGISASSRADLLDQLDRLGTGLLRVTPGDTVFGAAARLPRTATRMVRAVEGVESVASTGLTGVPAYRTDRVPRARTAGLLVQAATADLLGTLKTPLRRGRWLNAATERQRAVVLGALAAERLGAGPGDQVWIGGQWWTVVGVLDGSALAAEIDRSVLLGFPAAERYLAFDGHPTTVYTRAADEHVVGVRDVLARTVSPEHPEEVKVSRPSDALAARTAATDAFTGVLLGVGAVALLVGGVGVANTMVISVLERRREIGLRRALGATRGQVRTQFLTESLLLSVLGGAAGAVCGAAVTLGFAAWRDLQAVIPLWALGGGLAATLLVGAVAGIFPAMRAAGLPPALALATA, from the coding sequence ATGAGGCTCGCGGCGTCCGACGTCATCCTGGTGGGCGTGGAAGGGCTTCGCTCGCGCCCCGCCCGCGCCCTGCTGTCGGCCCTGGGGGTCGCGATCGGCATCGCCACCATGGTGGCCGTCGTCGGCATCTCCGCCAGCAGCAGGGCGGACCTGCTCGATCAGCTCGACCGGCTCGGCACCGGCCTGCTGCGGGTCACGCCCGGCGACACCGTGTTCGGCGCGGCCGCCCGGTTGCCGAGGACCGCCACCAGGATGGTCAGGGCCGTCGAGGGGGTGGAGTCGGTGGCGTCCACCGGGCTGACCGGCGTGCCCGCCTACCGCACCGACCGCGTCCCCCGCGCCAGAACGGCCGGGCTCCTGGTCCAGGCCGCCACGGCCGACCTGCTCGGCACGCTCAAGACCCCGCTGCGGCGGGGGCGGTGGCTGAACGCGGCGACCGAGCGGCAGCGGGCCGTCGTCCTCGGGGCGCTGGCCGCCGAGCGGCTCGGCGCGGGGCCCGGGGACCAGGTGTGGATCGGCGGGCAGTGGTGGACCGTCGTCGGCGTCCTGGACGGCTCCGCCCTGGCGGCCGAGATCGACCGGTCGGTGCTGCTCGGCTTCCCCGCGGCGGAGCGGTACCTGGCGTTCGACGGCCACCCGACCACCGTCTACACGCGGGCCGCCGACGAGCACGTCGTCGGCGTCCGGGACGTGCTGGCCAGGACGGTGAGTCCGGAGCATCCGGAGGAGGTCAAGGTCAGCCGCCCCTCGGACGCGCTGGCCGCGCGGACCGCGGCCACGGACGCCTTCACCGGCGTCCTGCTCGGCGTCGGGGCGGTCGCGCTGCTGGTCGGCGGCGTCGGCGTGGCCAACACCATGGTCATCTCGGTCCTCGAACGGCGGCGGGAGATCGGCCTCCGGCGGGCTCTGGGAGCCACCCGCGGCCAGGTGCGCACGCAGTTCCTGACCGAGTCGCTGCTGCTGTCCGTCCTGGGCGGCGCGGCCGGCGCCGTCTGCGGCGCGGCGGTCACGCTCGGCTTCGCGGCCTGGCGGGACCTGCAGGCCGTGATCCCCCTGTGGGCGTTGGGCGGCGGCCTCGCGGCGACGCTCCTCGTGGGGGCCGTGGCGGGGATCTTCCCGGCGATGCGGGCGGCCGGTCTTCCGCCCGCCCTGGCCCTCGCGACCGCTTAG
- a CDS encoding PEP/pyruvate-binding domain-containing protein — protein sequence MRLVRLSDVDASMIDLVGGKAAGLGEMIKAGERVPDGFCVTVEAYRSGDLPERELADAYERLGGGRVAVRSSATAEDLPEASFAGQQDTYLGVEGAGELADAVRRCWDSLFTERAVAYRAAAGVDDAAMAVVVQRMIDPVVAGVLFTANPITGCRTEMVLDAAPGLGTAIVEGSVVPDHYVLREGEPAAPNPGGCLDAGRLETLRAAGLRLQEHFGSPQDVEWAIDAGDTLWLLQSRPVTTLFPLPPGTSDTRLYLEFGHMQGMLRPCTPMGVSLLKAGAALWFEAVGAKVDRRDPLPRLVPIGGRIFYDMTDFLRSKAMRRRLGPALEVYGPRVQAAVLRMMDDPRFAPRPGLPFRLGSVLRGTARLLPRTLAGVVSSLADPVRGRARAFRGVAEIRRLITPPGPSATAAERLRWVIEDSHRPIMSVDMHGILGPWRPACSPGRSPPGCSAASPRARSSTPCSAACRTT from the coding sequence ATGAGACTGGTCCGGCTGTCCGACGTGGACGCTTCGATGATCGACCTCGTCGGAGGCAAGGCCGCGGGCCTCGGAGAGATGATCAAGGCGGGTGAGCGGGTCCCCGACGGCTTCTGCGTGACGGTCGAGGCCTACCGGTCGGGGGACCTCCCTGAGCGGGAGCTCGCCGACGCCTACGAGCGGCTGGGCGGCGGACGGGTGGCGGTCCGCTCCAGCGCCACCGCCGAGGACCTGCCGGAGGCCAGCTTCGCCGGCCAGCAGGACACCTACCTCGGCGTCGAGGGCGCCGGCGAGCTCGCCGACGCCGTACGCCGCTGCTGGGACTCCCTGTTCACCGAGCGGGCCGTCGCCTACCGGGCCGCCGCCGGCGTCGACGACGCGGCCATGGCCGTGGTGGTGCAGCGCATGATCGACCCGGTCGTGGCGGGCGTGCTCTTCACCGCCAACCCGATCACGGGCTGCCGTACGGAGATGGTCCTCGACGCCGCCCCCGGGCTGGGCACCGCCATCGTCGAGGGCAGCGTCGTGCCGGACCACTACGTCCTGCGCGAGGGGGAGCCGGCGGCGCCCAACCCCGGGGGCTGCCTGGACGCCGGCCGGCTCGAAACGCTGCGCGCGGCCGGGCTGCGGCTCCAGGAGCACTTCGGCTCGCCGCAGGACGTCGAATGGGCGATCGACGCCGGCGACACGCTGTGGCTGCTGCAGTCGCGCCCGGTCACCACGCTCTTCCCGCTGCCGCCCGGCACCAGTGACACGCGGCTCTACCTGGAGTTCGGCCACATGCAGGGCATGCTGCGCCCCTGTACGCCGATGGGCGTCTCGCTGCTCAAGGCGGGCGCGGCCCTCTGGTTCGAGGCCGTGGGGGCCAAGGTGGACCGGCGTGACCCGCTGCCCCGGCTCGTGCCCATCGGCGGCCGGATCTTCTATGACATGACCGACTTCCTGCGCAGCAAGGCCATGCGCCGGCGGCTCGGACCCGCCCTGGAGGTCTACGGGCCGCGGGTGCAGGCGGCCGTGCTGCGCATGATGGACGACCCGCGGTTCGCGCCCCGGCCCGGCCTGCCGTTCCGCCTCGGCAGCGTGCTCAGGGGCACGGCGCGGCTGCTGCCGAGGACGCTCGCCGGAGTGGTGTCGAGCCTCGCCGATCCGGTCCGCGGCCGCGCCCGCGCCTTCCGCGGCGTCGCGGAGATCAGGCGGCTGATCACCCCGCCCGGCCCGTCGGCGACCGCCGCCGAGCGGCTGCGGTGGGTGATCGAGGACTCGCACCGGCCGATCATGAGCGTGGACATGCACGGGATCCTCGGGCCCTGGCGGCCGGCATGCTCGCCGGGGCGCTCCCCGCCGGGCTGCTCGGCGGCGTCGCCACGCGCGAGGAGCTCGACACCGTGCTCGGCGGCATGCCGCACAACGTGA
- a CDS encoding response regulator transcription factor, producing the protein MRVLIAEDERVLAEVVASGLRKEAMAVDVVHDGSAAVERAMTHDYDVIVLDRDLPAVHGDDVCRALAAGRVPARIIMLTAASDLRSKVEGLGLGADDYLTKPFDFPELVARLRALARRVPQAVPPVLARAGVTLDPGRRQVFRDTRYVALSPKEFAVLEVLLRAEGTVVSAEVLLEKAWDENVNYFTNSVRMTVMTLRKKLGHPPVIETVPGAGYRL; encoded by the coding sequence ATGCGGGTGCTCATTGCCGAGGACGAGCGCGTCCTCGCCGAGGTCGTGGCGAGCGGGCTGCGGAAGGAGGCGATGGCGGTGGACGTCGTCCATGACGGCTCCGCCGCCGTCGAGCGGGCCATGACCCACGACTACGACGTGATCGTCCTGGACCGGGACCTGCCGGCCGTGCACGGCGACGACGTGTGCCGGGCGCTCGCCGCCGGACGGGTCCCGGCCCGGATCATCATGCTGACGGCGGCGAGCGACCTGCGCTCCAAGGTCGAGGGGCTGGGCCTGGGCGCCGACGACTACCTGACGAAACCGTTCGACTTCCCGGAGCTCGTGGCCCGTCTGCGCGCGCTCGCCCGCCGCGTCCCGCAGGCCGTGCCGCCCGTCCTGGCGCGGGCCGGGGTCACCCTGGACCCGGGCCGCCGCCAGGTGTTCCGCGACACCCGGTACGTCGCGCTCAGCCCGAAGGAGTTCGCCGTGCTGGAGGTCCTCCTGCGGGCCGAGGGCACCGTCGTGAGCGCCGAGGTCCTCCTGGAGAAGGCATGGGACGAGAACGTCAACTACTTCACGAACTCGGTGCGGATGACCGTGATGACCCTGCGGAAGAAGCTCGGCCATCCGCCCGTGATCGAGACCGTGCCCGGCGCGGGCTACCGGCTCTGA
- a CDS encoding universal stress protein: MKHIVLGYDGSAFSMQALDWALDEAELRGLSLTVAHAWQWPYGEAAEEARSHLRKAAEHVLWHGADCARHTSSGLTVETDLYEGPAAERLVELSHEAALVVVGSRGLSALPRAVVGSVAGYVAAHAHCPVIVVRGPGPLPAASQPGPVVVADRDPDATVLDFAFEEAALRRVPLAVSADVTEQAARHPGVPVEPAADFGTATLVVVGRRRATPAGTAATLLQHAPCPVAVVGG, translated from the coding sequence ATGAAGCACATCGTTCTCGGCTACGACGGATCGGCCTTCTCGATGCAGGCGCTCGACTGGGCGCTGGACGAGGCCGAGCTGCGCGGGCTGTCCCTGACCGTCGCCCACGCCTGGCAGTGGCCGTACGGGGAGGCGGCCGAGGAGGCGAGGTCCCATCTGCGCAAGGCGGCCGAGCACGTGCTGTGGCACGGCGCCGACTGCGCCCGCCACACCAGCTCCGGCCTGACCGTGGAGACGGACCTGTACGAGGGTCCCGCGGCCGAGCGCCTGGTCGAGCTCTCCCACGAGGCCGCGCTCGTCGTGGTCGGCTCGCGCGGGCTCAGCGCGCTCCCGCGAGCGGTCGTGGGCTCGGTGGCCGGGTACGTCGCCGCGCACGCCCACTGCCCGGTGATCGTGGTGCGGGGGCCGGGGCCGCTGCCCGCGGCGTCCCAGCCGGGCCCGGTCGTCGTCGCCGACCGCGACCCGGACGCCACCGTCCTGGACTTCGCGTTCGAGGAGGCCGCCCTGCGCCGGGTGCCTCTCGCGGTCTCGGCCGACGTGACGGAACAGGCGGCCCGCCATCCGGGTGTGCCGGTCGAGCCGGCCGCCGACTTCGGGACCGCCACCCTCGTGGTCGTCGGCCGCCGGCGGGCCACGCCCGCCGGCACCGCCGCCACGCTCCTCCAGCACGCGCCCTGCCCCGTGGCGGTCGTGGGGGGCTGA
- a CDS encoding glycoside hydrolase family 65 protein, with translation MNPWTLAYEGYDPSAEPLREALCTLGNGRFATRGATPDGLSRTPGTYRAGCYDRLASQVAGREVVNEDLVNLPDWLPLTFATPGSDWFHPDGAELLDYRQELDLRRGVLLRELRWRDDAGRLTRVRQRRLVSMADPAVAALETTFTAENWSGPLRVRAALDGRVTNRGVARYRDLRGDHLTDLATGTEGELTWLTATTRSSRITAALAARVDAPVAGLAEPEPGRIGTEHVLAAEQDTPVTIAKVVALVTSRDPAVHDPLSAALRRAGQAPPFGELLAAHEAAWERLWERARLEVGGQELAQLVHLHVFHLLQTLSPHTPDLDAGVPARGLHGEAYRGHVFWDELFVLPWLNLRFPDISLSLLRYRWRRLPEARAAARAAGYDGAMFPWQSGSDGSEETQTFHLNPASGRWLPDVSHLQRHVGLAIAYNVWQHHLATGSMPSWCAELLTGIARFFASLAVLDPASGRYEIRGVMGPDEYHTARPGAASPGLDNNAYTNVMTAWLLARALELGLDRPGESARWKDITQRLRVDFHDGVISQFTGYADLAELDWDRYRGVRRLDRALEADGDDVNRYKASKQADTLMLCYLLTSDELLDILRRLGYPADAGLIPRTISYYLDRTSHGSTLSAVVHAWVLARADRARSWQFFAEAALSDLQDVQGGTTAEGIHLGAMAGTLDMLQRCYLGLEPRPDGLRLDPCLPERLGSLALPIEFRGRRLLIEADHERTRVDGITLPRGTGATIPFPPACP, from the coding sequence ATGAACCCCTGGACGCTCGCCTACGAGGGCTACGACCCCTCCGCCGAGCCGCTGCGCGAGGCGTTGTGCACCCTCGGCAACGGCCGTTTCGCCACCCGCGGCGCCACGCCCGACGGCCTCAGCCGCACGCCCGGCACCTACCGGGCCGGCTGCTACGACCGGCTCGCCTCGCAGGTGGCGGGCCGTGAGGTCGTCAACGAGGACCTGGTCAACCTGCCCGACTGGCTGCCGCTGACCTTCGCCACGCCGGGGTCGGACTGGTTCCACCCGGACGGGGCCGAGCTGCTGGACTACCGCCAGGAGCTCGACCTGCGGCGCGGGGTGCTGCTGCGGGAGCTGCGCTGGCGCGACGACGCCGGCCGCCTCACCCGCGTACGGCAGCGCCGCCTGGTGTCCATGGCCGACCCCGCCGTGGCCGCGCTGGAGACCACCTTCACGGCCGAGAACTGGTCGGGGCCGCTCCGCGTCCGCGCCGCCCTGGACGGCAGGGTGACCAACCGCGGCGTCGCCCGTTACCGCGACCTGCGCGGCGACCACCTGACCGACCTCGCGACGGGGACGGAGGGCGAGCTGACCTGGCTGACGGCGACGACCCGTTCCTCCCGGATCACCGCCGCGCTCGCCGCCCGCGTCGACGCCCCTGTCGCCGGCCTGGCCGAGCCGGAGCCCGGCCGGATCGGCACCGAGCACGTGCTGGCCGCCGAGCAGGACACGCCGGTGACGATCGCGAAGGTCGTCGCGCTGGTGACCTCCCGCGACCCCGCCGTCCACGACCCGCTGTCGGCCGCCCTGCGCCGGGCCGGGCAGGCCCCGCCCTTCGGGGAGCTGCTGGCCGCGCACGAGGCGGCGTGGGAGCGGCTGTGGGAGCGGGCCCGGCTGGAGGTGGGCGGGCAGGAGCTGGCGCAGCTCGTGCACCTGCACGTCTTCCACCTGCTGCAGACGCTCAGCCCGCACACCCCCGACCTGGACGCCGGCGTGCCGGCGCGCGGCCTGCACGGCGAGGCGTACCGCGGTCACGTGTTCTGGGACGAGCTGTTCGTGCTGCCGTGGCTGAACCTGCGCTTCCCCGACATCTCGCTCAGCCTGCTGCGCTACCGCTGGCGGCGCCTGCCGGAGGCGCGGGCGGCGGCCCGCGCGGCCGGGTACGACGGCGCGATGTTCCCCTGGCAGAGCGGCAGCGACGGCAGCGAGGAGACCCAGACCTTCCATCTCAACCCCGCCTCGGGCCGCTGGCTGCCGGACGTCTCCCACCTGCAGCGCCACGTCGGCCTCGCCATCGCCTACAACGTGTGGCAGCACCACCTGGCGACCGGCTCGATGCCGTCGTGGTGCGCCGAGCTGCTGACCGGCATCGCCCGCTTCTTCGCCTCGCTCGCCGTGCTCGACCCGGCCTCCGGCAGGTACGAGATCCGCGGCGTCATGGGACCGGACGAGTACCACACCGCCCGTCCCGGCGCCGCCTCCCCCGGCCTGGACAACAACGCCTACACCAACGTCATGACGGCGTGGCTGCTGGCCCGCGCCCTGGAGCTCGGCCTGGACCGCCCCGGGGAGAGCGCCCGCTGGAAGGACATCACCCAGCGCCTGCGGGTCGACTTCCACGACGGCGTCATCAGCCAGTTCACCGGCTACGCCGACCTGGCCGAGCTCGACTGGGACCGCTACCGGGGCGTGCGGCGGCTGGACCGGGCGCTGGAGGCGGACGGCGACGACGTCAACCGCTACAAGGCGTCCAAGCAGGCCGACACGCTGATGCTGTGCTACCTGCTGACCTCCGACGAGCTGCTGGACATCCTGCGCCGGCTCGGCTACCCCGCCGACGCCGGGCTGATCCCCCGCACGATCTCCTACTACCTGGACCGGACCAGCCACGGCTCCACGCTGAGCGCCGTCGTCCACGCCTGGGTCCTGGCCCGCGCCGACCGGGCCCGCTCCTGGCAGTTCTTCGCCGAGGCGGCGCTCAGCGACCTCCAGGACGTGCAGGGCGGCACCACCGCCGAGGGCATCCACCTGGGCGCCATGGCGGGCACCCTCGACATGCTGCAACGCTGCTACCTCGGACTGGAGCCGCGCCCGGACGGCCTGCGGCTCGACCCGTGCCTGCCGGAACGGCTCGGGTCGCTGGCGTTGCCGATCGAGTTCCGGGGGCGCCGGCTCCTCATCGAGGCCGACCACGAGCGGACGCGCGTGGACGGGATCACCCTGCCGCGCGGCACCGGCGCCACCATCCCCTTCCCTCCGGCATGCCCCTGA